The Juglans regia cultivar Chandler chromosome 1, Walnut 2.0, whole genome shotgun sequence nucleotide sequence aatttttgtatggaaattaATCTAGGATGGGATTTCTCAAAGGTAGAAATTAAGTACCAACTTTTAGGCTATGATATATTTTCTCTCCTATTTGAATGTGTCGAGgaactgaaaaataattgtagcTCCATTTCATTGGAAACTTCAGCTTCCCTGGGAAGCGTGACTTCCTCTGAAAACACTGACAGTGTATCTTCTTGAGCTTCCTCCCTGAATGCTTTGATTCTAATTTTGATGCTTTCTTTATTCTGTTTAGGTGAAAAATATCGGATTCACGGGGGTTTTCAGGTTGATTTTTAAGCCATTGGTTGAGGAGTTTCCGTGCTTTGGAGCTGTTTGTTGTTCTCTAAGAGAAAAGGTGCCACGTCTTTCTATAACCATCCTATAAGATATTGGAAGTAGAAAGGATGTATACGCATAAATTATGCATATCAGATGACCTTTTATCTTTTGGAgttttcaatctctctctctctctctctctctctctctctctctctctctctctctctcacacacacacacacacacacacacacacacacacacacacattcacAATGCATATGGTTTTGTGAATATTAAAATTTCCCTTGCAGAAAAATTTGGATTTTACACTTAAAGTTGTTGGTGGTGACATATCAACGGTTCCTGGGCTCCAAGATGCAATAGAGGTTTGAGAAAATTCCATCACGTGTTACTATTGTTGCCATTTTACCAGACTGTTTTTTATCATCAAGTGCTAATATCTATGAGTTTTTTTTGTTCCTGATATGAAATTGACCAGTCCAATCAGACACCAAAAGTTGTACCTTGTAAGCCAGCCCCCCCAacacccccaaaaaaaaatctacttgaAAATACAGTATGTCTTAAAATATCAAGTCCATTGATATCATATTGAGGTTTCGGATGTTCTGATAACATCTGGTCCCAGATGTGGATATTAGGATTGTAGTTCCTCCCAATTATTCATCCAAGAAATTAATTGTGATtcacaaaaattagataaatatgtTTCATGCTCTAGTTGGCAACTTGCACTTGATCGCTTAGCATGGTTTGGAATTTATTAGGTCGGTCAAACAATAACAGAAATATTCCCAAGTCAGCTCCCGTAATAGTGATTTTGGTGCGTACTTAAGCAGATTTATCAGCCAAAGTTCACAAGGTTTTGAACTTGTGTAGCTTTGAAAGAACCAATTTGCGAACTTAACTCCTCCAGTGAAACTAATTTGCATTACTTGCATGTTTCATTGAGTTTTGACTAGTGATGCACCAATCAGGGTATTACATGAATAAGCTTATTTTTTGTTACAACGGAGAGTCATTGTCAGAGAGTGACCTTCAGTCAGTGTCAAGGTTTTGAACTATAATTACGAGTTGTATTCAGTTTGCATACTGAACTAATTATTGTATGTTTATTTGAAATGCCAAAATTTACCAAGACTTGAACTTTTTTTTGCACCATGGGAGAAATTAATCGATAAATTTTGGTTTGGTAATTTGAGAGATAATTTGATAGTACATTGTGTTTGTTGAGGTACTTTAAGGATTTATATGTGTAACTGTGTTCTATGGCCAACTACAATTTCTGGTTtccatgccttttttttttttcaaataataatgcCATGCATTGAATTTAGTCTTTTAACACTGAGTATGTGTATCTTATGTATACATCGTCGGGATTTGCATTATAAAAAATCTGTGTAACGAAGAGGTATATATGTTTATACAGAGTACAATACGGGATGCTATAGAAGATACTCTTATGTGGCCTGCTCGAAAAGTTGTACCTATTTTGCCTGGGGATTACAGGTAGGCCTTCATATGGACAAGGATATGAGCTAAACCTTTGGAAATTGCGATTATTCTTGTAGTTATCTGTGGTATCGTTGTGCATGCCATGAACACAATGGATATGCATGCTGATGCCTCTAAATGGCTGGGGGAGGTCTTTGCTCATCGatgatcatttttatcattcatcAGCAGCCTTGGCATGCGCTTGAGTTACTATATCAAGGTGGtaagagggagaaaggaaacgTGGTCTTTGCTCACTGATTATTATCATTATCAACTAGCTGCCTTGTTATGCATGCATTAGGTGGCtaatggggagagagagagagagagagagtggtggtCTTCGCTCATTGATTCATATTGTGATTTTCTTCGGTCTAATAGTTAGTGCTTTTGTTGTTTAGTGACCTGGAGTTGAAGTCTGTTGGGATATTAGAGGTGAAGCTTGTGCAAGCAAAGGAGCTGACAAATAAAGATATCATTGGAAAGTCAGATCCCTATGCTGTATTATATGTACGACCATTACATGACAGAATGAAACGTAGCAAAATAGTTGTAAGTTCTTCTGCATTTTCCTTAATTCCTGTTTTCGTCACTTGTTTTTGAAAgagatccttttttttttttttttattcagaaTAATGATCTAAACCCAATCTGGAACGAACACTATGAATTTATTGTTGAAGATGCATCCACTCAACATTTGGTggtgaaagtttatgatgatgAGGGGGTTCAGACATCTGAGCTCATTGGGTGTGCTCAAATACAGCTAAGCGAACTTCAGCCCGGTAAAGTGAAGGATGTTTGGTTGAAACTTGTTAAAGATTTGGAGGTCCATAGAGATAATAAACACAGGGGGCAGGTGAGAACGCAAAATGCTTTGAATCATTAAACTTGTTATTGACTGTGAGAGCTacctttctttttctgttgGCAAATTTTTGTTTGACCAAACTTCGAGAATTGCAGCACCTGTCCCCTGCTGATGCTATGTTAACTAACCTCCGCAATGTTATATGCCTTTCTTCTTAAAAGAAAGGTACTTCCTGCATGCATCCTGTAAGTGCTTTCTGGGTTGGATCTTAGGCTGACCAAATTGTCTTCTAGTTCTAGCAATAAAATTCATAACTTGTCAATGTTGGGAATAAAGCTGAAAGGAAGTCTGCTTGGTTGCCTTGAGGGTGATAAATTCTAAACTGATCTTGTTGGGTTTGGCGCTAATGTTCAAGGTGTTAATGTACTATGTATGCTCTAAAGAGTAAAAAGACTCGAATGATCATTCTATGATGAACCGTCTGTTTTGTGTTGTGCATATTACATTTGGTAAATTGGTAATACTGCTAGTGGAATCGGCTCCCCATCTGGGATGTCTGTGGTATCTCCAAGGAGATTTATAAGACTTCATATTGTCCTATATATGCTGAAATcttcatgttttcttttctttctaaacaGCCAACCTTCCCTACCCTACCCTCCCCTCCACCCACCCctttctatcgggtaaagcacAGTTCGGTGATGATAATTTGATGACTTTTTTACTATAGAGGCTTCAATGATCttgtgaatattttattttgaggcTTAAGATGTAAGACTTATCAATTTGGGTCACAAAGAAGTATTTTTTCGAACTTAAATCTATATTTCACTTGAGCTAtattttttggaaataattGCAGTTTAGATAAGACGAAGTCCATCATTGCTTTTTGTCTCAAGATGTTTTGTACAAACACACACACTCTTCTTTGTCCGAAAGGTGCTTAGAAATCATAGAAACTGACCTACATGACCCATATATCTGACTACTTTGTGGACAACTGGGGGTCTGTCTTTGAGTCAGTTGAGCCATTATGTTGCAAGAGAATAATCAATTAAGGAGATACACAAGCTCATAAGTTGAAATAATTCCTTTGTTTTTAGGATGGTTATGGGATCTGAATAGAACAGTTACTTTCCAACTAAATTTGCtataggattttattttttgactttCGTTGTTGCATACTtggtgttattattatttaattttattttgggatatggATATCTGTGTTTATTTAAGTATGTTAAACTTTCTTCTTTGTGCTTTAGGTGCATTTGGAGCTTTTATACCGTCCTAATGGGATGGCGAGTATATTTACCAACCCTTTTGGCTTTAATGTTTCGATGAACCCCTTGGAGAGGTTTCTTAAAAATGGGGTTAACGGAACAGAAGCCATTGAAAATGAGAAATCAGTCATACAGAAGAAAAACGAGGTTATTGTTAGAGGAGTTCTTTCTGTTACTGTGGTATCTGCTGATGACTTGCCAGCAGTGGATCTTATAGGGAAGGCCGATCCCTATGTTGTACTCATCTTGAAGAAATcagaaacaagaaataaaactcGGGTAATCTCTTGGTTAGCCATTCTTTCTTCCTTGATTTGTttccttttgtgttttttccttGGCCTCTTGTTTGGTATCT carries:
- the LOC108995670 gene encoding synaptotagmin-5-like, whose protein sequence is MGFFVGLILGIAMGLALIVGFARCENVRSKRRSALATTIAAFARMTVEDSRKILTPDHYPSWVVFSQRQKLSWLNLHLKKIWPYVDEAASELIKTSVEPVLEQYRPIILSSLKFSKFTLGTVAPQFTGLSIIENGDQDSVTMELEMNWDGNPSIILDIKTRLGVGLPVQVKNIGFTGVFRLIFKPLVEEFPCFGAVCCSLREKKNLDFTLKVVGGDISTVPGLQDAIESTIRDAIEDTLMWPARKVVPILPGDYSDLELKSVGILEVKLVQAKELTNKDIIGKSDPYAVLYVRPLHDRMKRSKIVNNDLNPIWNEHYEFIVEDASTQHLVVKVYDDEGVQTSELIGCAQIQLSELQPGKVKDVWLKLVKDLEVHRDNKHRGQVHLELLYRPNGMASIFTNPFGFNVSMNPLERFLKNGVNGTEAIENEKSVIQKKNEVIVRGVLSVTVVSADDLPAVDLIGKADPYVVLILKKSETRNKTRVVNESLNPVWNQTFDFVVEDGLHDMLILEVWDHDTFGKDYMGRCILTLTRVVLEGEYRECFQLDEAKSGKLNLHLKWMPRPVYRDS